From a region of the Pectobacterium aquaticum genome:
- a CDS encoding ABC transporter substrate-binding protein, whose protein sequence is MLRKSVRSLFLTALLTTPLFSYATQYPLTVTDFDGRSVTIKQEPQRIILQDGRDIMTMALLDRDNPFQRLVAWNNLAKKQDTATWDMLKGKWPQSVGILDMGFSDKGNVDLESVLSKQPDLMIAQLRAKAALTESGVIDKLSALNIPVLFVDYEVNPAKDTAPSIDLLGKVLNREANAKAYTDFYRQHFDAIQQKTAAITPKPNVFIEPIAGNSDSCCFTHSNSGWGGLIEAVGAKNIGSDLLPGASGFVSLEKIISMKPDVYIMTGSKRGNSQVLPLGYGASVEDVRHQATTLLNRTGISQIPAVQAKHVYGVYHHFYNHPYNIVGMEYLAKDIYPQAFSSLNPDDTYHHIIQNFTSLPDSDFIFAWKQGE, encoded by the coding sequence ATGTTAAGAAAATCAGTAAGATCACTCTTTCTGACTGCACTCCTCACCACCCCGCTTTTCAGCTATGCCACCCAATATCCGCTTACCGTCACTGATTTCGACGGAAGAAGTGTCACCATTAAACAAGAGCCACAGCGCATCATCCTGCAAGATGGGCGCGATATTATGACGATGGCATTGCTTGATCGCGATAATCCCTTTCAGCGTCTGGTCGCCTGGAACAATCTGGCGAAAAAACAGGACACCGCAACCTGGGATATGCTGAAAGGGAAATGGCCTCAGTCCGTTGGCATTCTGGATATGGGCTTCAGTGACAAAGGCAACGTCGATCTGGAAAGCGTGCTGTCAAAACAGCCGGATTTGATGATTGCCCAGCTGCGTGCCAAGGCAGCACTGACGGAAAGCGGTGTGATCGACAAGCTCAGCGCGCTGAATATTCCGGTACTGTTCGTCGATTATGAAGTGAATCCGGCTAAAGATACCGCCCCCAGCATCGACCTATTGGGTAAAGTGCTGAACCGGGAAGCCAATGCCAAAGCGTATACCGATTTCTATCGTCAACACTTCGATGCTATTCAGCAGAAAACCGCTGCAATCACCCCGAAACCTAACGTCTTTATTGAACCGATTGCTGGCAACTCAGACTCCTGCTGCTTCACACACAGCAACAGCGGCTGGGGCGGATTAATTGAAGCGGTCGGCGCGAAAAATATTGGTTCGGATTTACTGCCAGGCGCGTCAGGCTTTGTCTCGCTGGAAAAAATTATCAGCATGAAACCTGACGTCTACATTATGACAGGCTCTAAGCGTGGTAACAGTCAGGTACTGCCGTTAGGCTATGGCGCCAGCGTAGAAGACGTTCGTCATCAGGCCACTACGCTGCTAAACCGCACTGGCATCAGCCAAATTCCAGCCGTTCAGGCGAAACACGTTTACGGCGTTTACCACCATTTCTACAACCATCCTTACAACATTGTTGGTATGGAATATCTGGCAAAGGACATTTATCCTCAGGCGTTTTCCAGCTTGAATCCTGATGACACGTATCACCATATCATTCAGAATTTTACCTCGCTGCCTGACAGTGACTTTATCTTTGCCTGGAAACAAGGTGAGTAA
- the suhB gene encoding inositol-1-monophosphatase: MHPMLNIAIRAARKAGNLIAKNYETPDAVEASQKGSNDFVTNVDRDAERLIVEVIRKSYPQHTIIGEECGELVGEDPAVQWVIDPLDGTTNFIKRLPHFAVSIAVRIKGRTEVAVVYDPMRNELFTATRGQGAQLNGYRLRSSTARDLEGTVLATGFPFKLKQHSKSYINVIGALFTHCADFRRTGSAALDLAYVAAGRVDGFFEIGLKPWDFAGGELLVREAGGIVTDFVGGHNYLASGNLVAGNPRVVKSILGTIREELSDALKR, from the coding sequence ATGCATCCGATGCTCAACATCGCTATACGCGCTGCGCGTAAAGCCGGTAATTTAATTGCCAAAAACTATGAAACGCCAGACGCCGTCGAAGCTAGCCAGAAAGGCAGCAACGATTTTGTGACCAACGTTGATCGGGATGCAGAACGTCTGATCGTTGAAGTCATCCGTAAGTCTTACCCACAGCACACCATTATTGGTGAAGAATGTGGCGAGCTAGTTGGCGAAGATCCGGCAGTACAATGGGTTATCGATCCTCTGGATGGCACCACCAACTTCATCAAACGTTTACCCCACTTCGCTGTTTCTATCGCGGTCCGCATTAAAGGCCGTACCGAAGTTGCCGTCGTTTACGATCCTATGCGTAATGAACTGTTTACCGCGACCCGTGGTCAAGGTGCACAGCTGAACGGCTACCGTCTGCGCAGCAGCACTGCCCGCGATCTGGAAGGCACCGTACTGGCAACAGGTTTCCCTTTCAAATTAAAACAACACAGCAAAAGCTATATCAACGTCATCGGCGCGCTGTTCACCCACTGTGCGGATTTCCGCCGTACGGGTTCTGCTGCACTGGATCTGGCCTATGTGGCCGCAGGTCGCGTTGACGGTTTCTTTGAAATCGGCCTGAAGCCGTGGGATTTTGCCGGTGGCGAGCTGCTGGTTCGTGAAGCTGGCGGGATCGTGACAGACTTCGTTGGCGGCCATAACTATCTGGCATCCGGCAATCTGGTTGCAGGTAACCCGCGCGTGGTGAAATCTATTCTGGGTACCATCCGTGAAGAACTGAGCGACGCGCTGAAACGCTAA
- the trmJ gene encoding tRNA (cytosine(32)/uridine(32)-2'-O)-methyltransferase TrmJ: MLDNIRIVLVETSHTGNMGSVARAMKTMGLSKLYLVNPLVKPDSQAIALAAGASDVIGNATIVESFDQALEGCGLVVGTSARSRTLPWPMLEPRECGVRSAQEAEHAPVALVFGRERVGLTNEELQKCHYHVAIPANPEYSSLNLAMAVQIIAYEVRIAHLDRLQADQPEHEESPYPLVDDLERFYQHLEQTLLQTGFIRPAHQGQVMNKLRRLFTRARPESQELNILRGILSSVQKTHDE; this comes from the coding sequence ATGTTAGACAATATTCGCATTGTTCTGGTTGAAACGTCGCACACTGGCAATATGGGGTCAGTGGCCAGGGCGATGAAAACCATGGGATTAAGCAAACTTTATTTGGTCAACCCATTGGTGAAGCCTGATTCGCAGGCAATTGCGTTGGCGGCAGGCGCCAGCGATGTTATCGGCAATGCCACCATTGTGGAGTCGTTCGATCAGGCGCTCGAAGGATGTGGTCTGGTCGTTGGCACCAGCGCACGGTCTCGAACCTTACCTTGGCCGATGCTGGAACCGCGTGAGTGCGGCGTTCGCAGCGCGCAGGAAGCGGAACACGCGCCGGTCGCGCTGGTGTTTGGGCGTGAACGCGTGGGGCTGACGAATGAAGAGCTTCAGAAATGCCATTATCACGTGGCGATTCCTGCGAACCCGGAATACAGCTCGCTCAATCTGGCGATGGCGGTACAGATCATTGCTTATGAAGTGCGCATCGCGCATTTGGATCGCTTACAAGCCGACCAGCCGGAACACGAAGAGTCACCGTACCCGCTGGTCGACGATCTGGAGCGGTTTTATCAGCATCTTGAACAGACGCTGCTGCAAACCGGATTTATCCGACCAGCACATCAAGGGCAGGTGATGAACAAACTGCGTCGCCTGTTTACCCGCGCCAGGCCTGAAAGTCAGGAACTGAATATCCTGCGTGGGATACTGAGCTCGGTACAAAAAACACACGACGAATAA
- the iscR gene encoding Fe-S cluster assembly transcriptional regulator IscR, with amino-acid sequence MRLTSKGRYAVTAMLDVALHSQEGPVPLADISERQGISLSYLEQLFSRLRKNGLVASVRGPGGGYLLGKNANEIAVGMVISAVDESVDATRCQGREGCQGGDRCLTHTLWRDLSDRITDFLNNITLDELVNNKEVLDVADRQDADTRRTANGRIQETINVNLRA; translated from the coding sequence ATGAGACTGACATCCAAAGGCCGTTACGCCGTTACCGCCATGCTCGATGTGGCTCTGCACTCCCAGGAAGGACCGGTTCCATTGGCGGATATTTCTGAACGCCAGGGTATTTCGCTGTCTTATCTGGAGCAGCTGTTTTCACGCTTGCGTAAGAACGGACTGGTTGCCAGCGTTCGTGGCCCGGGCGGCGGTTACCTGCTGGGTAAAAATGCGAATGAAATCGCTGTTGGTATGGTTATTTCGGCCGTCGATGAATCCGTTGATGCAACGCGTTGCCAGGGGCGCGAAGGCTGCCAGGGTGGCGATCGCTGCCTGACGCACACGCTGTGGCGCGATCTGAGTGACCGTATTACCGACTTCCTGAATAACATCACGCTGGATGAGCTGGTGAACAATAAGGAAGTGCTGGATGTGGCGGATCGTCAGGATGCTGACACGCGCCGCACCGCCAATGGACGTATCCAGGAAACGATTAACGTTAACCTGCGCGCCTGA
- a CDS encoding IscS subfamily cysteine desulfurase translates to MKLPIYLDYSATTPVDPRVAEKMMQCLTLDGTFGNPASRSHRFGWQAEEAVDIARNQIAELVGADPREIVFTSGATEADNLAIKGVANFYQKKGKHIITSKTEHKAVLDTCRQLEREGFEVTYLAPQRNGIIDLAELEAAMREDTILVSIMHVNNEIGVVQDIAAIGDMCRSRGIVFHVDATQSVGKLPIDLNQLKVDLMSFSGHKIYGPKGIGALYVRRKPRIRLEAQMHGGGHERGMRSGTLPVHQIVGMGEAYRIAKEEMTAEMDRLRALRDRLWNGINDIEEVYLNGDIEQGVPTILNVSFNYVEGESLIMALKDLAVSSGSACTSASLEPSYVLRALGMNDELAHSSIRFSLGRFTTEEEIDYTIELVRKSIGRLRDLSPLWEMFKQGVDISSIEWAHH, encoded by the coding sequence ATGAAGTTACCTATCTATCTCGACTACTCAGCTACCACGCCGGTTGACCCGCGCGTCGCTGAGAAAATGATGCAATGTTTGACGTTGGACGGTACGTTCGGTAATCCGGCTTCCCGTTCCCACCGTTTTGGCTGGCAGGCGGAAGAGGCGGTTGATATCGCCCGTAACCAAATTGCTGAGCTGGTCGGTGCCGACCCGCGTGAGATCGTCTTCACGTCAGGCGCGACCGAAGCCGATAACCTCGCAATTAAAGGTGTTGCCAACTTCTATCAGAAGAAGGGCAAGCACATCATCACCAGTAAGACCGAACACAAAGCCGTACTGGATACCTGCCGTCAGCTTGAACGCGAAGGCTTTGAGGTGACTTATCTGGCTCCGCAGCGTAACGGTATTATCGATCTGGCTGAACTCGAAGCGGCAATGCGTGAGGACACCATTCTGGTTTCCATCATGCACGTCAATAATGAAATCGGCGTTGTGCAGGATATCGCTGCTATCGGTGACATGTGCCGTAGTCGCGGTATTGTGTTCCATGTCGATGCCACGCAGAGCGTAGGCAAGCTGCCTATCGATCTCAACCAGTTAAAAGTGGATCTGATGTCTTTCTCCGGCCATAAAATTTATGGGCCGAAAGGGATCGGGGCACTGTATGTTCGTCGTAAACCCCGTATTCGTCTCGAAGCGCAGATGCACGGCGGCGGGCATGAGCGCGGTATGCGTTCTGGCACTTTGCCTGTGCACCAAATTGTCGGTATGGGTGAAGCCTACCGCATCGCAAAAGAAGAGATGACTGCAGAAATGGATCGCCTGCGTGCGCTGCGCGACCGTCTGTGGAACGGTATTAATGATATTGAAGAAGTCTACCTGAATGGTGATATCGAGCAGGGCGTGCCCACTATCCTGAACGTCAGCTTCAACTATGTTGAAGGTGAATCGCTGATTATGGCGCTCAAGGATCTGGCTGTGTCGTCCGGTTCTGCCTGTACGTCGGCCAGCCTGGAGCCCTCCTACGTGTTACGTGCGCTGGGCATGAATGATGAGCTGGCACATAGCTCGATCCGTTTCTCGCTGGGACGTTTTACCACCGAAGAAGAGATCGACTACACCATCGAGCTGGTGCGTAAATCCATCGGTCGTCTGCGCGATCTTTCTCCGCTGTGGGAAATGTTCAAGCAGGGCGTGGATATCAGCAGCATTGAGTGGGCGCATCATTAA
- the iscU gene encoding Fe-S cluster assembly scaffold IscU — MAYSEKVIDHYENPRNVGSFDNADPSIGSGMVGAPACGDVMKLQIKVNNEGIIEDARFKTYGCGSAIASSSLVTEWVKGKSLNEAEAIKNTQIAEELELPPVKIHCSILAEDAIKAAIADYKSKRDAQ, encoded by the coding sequence ATGGCTTACAGCGAAAAAGTAATTGATCACTATGAAAACCCACGTAATGTGGGTTCGTTTGACAACGCCGATCCGTCTATCGGCAGCGGCATGGTCGGCGCGCCAGCGTGCGGCGATGTGATGAAGTTGCAGATAAAAGTCAACAATGAGGGTATCATCGAAGATGCCCGCTTCAAGACATACGGTTGTGGTTCTGCCATTGCCTCCAGCTCGCTGGTCACCGAGTGGGTAAAAGGCAAATCGCTGAATGAAGCTGAAGCGATTAAGAACACGCAGATTGCCGAAGAGCTTGAGCTACCGCCAGTGAAGATTCACTGCTCCATTCTGGCGGAAGACGCTATCAAGGCAGCGATTGCGGATTACAAAAGTAAACGCGATGCGCAGTAA
- the iscA gene encoding iron-sulfur cluster assembly protein IscA encodes MSISLSESAAQRVSAFIANRGKGLGLRLGVRTSGCSGMAYVLEFVDDLNDGDTVFEDKGVKVIVDGKSLVYLDGTELDFVKEGLNEGFKFNNPNISGECGCGESFNV; translated from the coding sequence ATGTCGATTTCTCTGAGCGAAAGTGCGGCACAACGCGTGAGCGCTTTCATCGCAAACCGGGGCAAAGGCCTTGGGCTGCGTCTTGGCGTACGGACATCCGGCTGTTCCGGTATGGCGTATGTGCTGGAGTTTGTTGATGATTTGAACGACGGTGATACGGTCTTTGAAGACAAAGGCGTCAAAGTCATCGTGGACGGCAAAAGTCTGGTCTATCTTGACGGAACCGAATTGGATTTCGTCAAAGAAGGGCTGAACGAAGGCTTTAAGTTCAATAATCCGAACATTTCCGGCGAATGTGGTTGCGGCGAAAGTTTCAACGTCTGA
- the hscB gene encoding co-chaperone HscB — protein sequence MDYFTLFGLPIRYDVDGGLLASRFQDLQRQFHPDRYAASPERERLLAVQQAATINNAYQALKHPLKRAEYMLSLHGFDVNNEQHTMKDTAFLMEQLELREELEAISQRSDADEALTAFAERLQATIVKRRSHMRDELDNETWTDAADTVRKLRFLDKLQQQVEELEEQLLDR from the coding sequence ATGGATTACTTTACGTTATTCGGGCTGCCCATTCGCTATGATGTGGATGGCGGCCTGCTTGCATCCCGTTTTCAGGATTTGCAGCGGCAGTTCCATCCTGATCGTTATGCTGCTAGCCCAGAGCGCGAGCGCCTGCTGGCGGTGCAGCAGGCGGCGACGATCAATAATGCCTATCAGGCGCTCAAGCATCCGCTGAAACGCGCGGAGTATATGCTGTCGCTGCACGGTTTTGATGTGAACAATGAACAGCATACGATGAAGGACACGGCATTCCTGATGGAACAGCTGGAACTGCGCGAAGAGTTGGAGGCGATCTCACAGCGATCCGATGCGGATGAGGCGCTGACGGCCTTCGCGGAGCGGTTGCAGGCAACGATCGTTAAGCGCCGTTCGCATATGCGTGATGAACTCGATAATGAGACGTGGACAGACGCCGCGGATACCGTGCGCAAGCTACGCTTTTTAGACAAGCTCCAGCAACAGGTTGAAGAACTCGAAGAACAATTGCTGGACAGATAA
- the hscA gene encoding Fe-S protein assembly chaperone HscA: MALLQISEPGLSAAPHQRRLAVGIDLGTTHSLVATVRSGEAQTLADSDGRDLLPSVVHYRHDGHSVGWHARDNAAYDLENTVSSVKRLMGRSLDDIQQRYPHLPYHFHDNDNGLPLIQTSAGNLNPVQVSADILSALAARAEAALGGVPDGVVITVPAYFDDAQRQGTKDAARLAGLHVLRLLNEPTAAAIAYGLDSGKEGVIAIYDLGGGTFDISILRLSRGVFEVLATGGDSALGGDDFDHLLAEWLREQAGIHDRDDRQLDHAFRDAAVKAKIALSSAETVRVDVAGWQGDITREQLDALIAPLVKRTLLSCRRTLKDAGLTAEDVLEVVMVGGSTRVPLVRGQVGTFFGRSPLTSIDPDKVVAIGAAIQADILVGNKPDSDMLLLDVIPLSLGLETMGGLVEKIIPRNTTIPVARAQEFTTFKDGQSGMMIHVLQGEREMVADCRSLARFSLRGLPPLPAGGAHIRVTFQVDADGLLSVTAMEKSTGVEASIQVKPSYGLSDTEIATMITDSMLNAKEDVGARRLAEQKVEAARVLESLQSALVADAELLSHEEKGVIVAASEHLHTMMQGSDPVAIEAAIKTVDQQTQEFAARRMDASIRRALAGHSVDEV; encoded by the coding sequence ATGGCCTTATTACAAATTAGTGAGCCCGGTCTTAGCGCCGCACCGCACCAGCGCCGTCTGGCTGTCGGTATTGATTTAGGCACCACCCATTCTCTTGTTGCTACCGTACGCAGCGGCGAAGCGCAGACGCTGGCGGATAGCGATGGACGCGACCTGCTGCCGTCGGTTGTCCACTATCGTCACGATGGTCACAGCGTTGGCTGGCACGCGCGCGACAATGCTGCCTACGATCTGGAAAATACCGTCAGTTCAGTTAAGCGCCTGATGGGGCGTTCTCTGGACGACATTCAGCAGCGCTATCCGCATTTACCGTATCACTTTCATGACAACGATAACGGCCTGCCGCTGATTCAGACCTCGGCTGGCAATCTCAATCCTGTACAAGTCTCGGCGGATATTTTGTCCGCGCTGGCTGCGCGTGCGGAAGCGGCGTTAGGCGGCGTGCCGGATGGCGTGGTGATTACCGTTCCCGCCTATTTCGATGACGCACAGCGTCAGGGCACCAAAGATGCGGCACGTCTTGCTGGGCTGCACGTATTGCGCCTACTGAACGAGCCGACCGCGGCCGCGATTGCCTACGGGCTGGATTCCGGTAAAGAGGGCGTGATCGCCATTTACGATCTGGGCGGTGGAACCTTTGATATTTCCATTCTGCGCCTGAGCCGTGGCGTCTTTGAAGTGCTGGCAACGGGCGGCGACTCTGCATTGGGCGGTGATGATTTCGATCATCTGCTGGCGGAGTGGCTGCGTGAGCAGGCGGGTATTCACGATCGCGACGATCGCCAGTTGGATCATGCCTTTCGTGATGCGGCAGTGAAAGCCAAGATTGCGCTAAGCAGCGCCGAGACGGTACGCGTGGATGTCGCGGGCTGGCAGGGCGATATCACCCGTGAACAGCTTGATGCGCTGATTGCTCCTCTGGTGAAACGCACGCTGTTGTCCTGCCGTCGTACGTTGAAAGATGCAGGGCTGACGGCAGAAGACGTGCTGGAAGTCGTGATGGTGGGCGGATCGACGCGTGTTCCGCTGGTGCGCGGGCAGGTGGGAACGTTTTTTGGCCGCTCGCCGCTGACGTCGATCGATCCGGACAAGGTTGTAGCTATCGGCGCGGCGATCCAGGCGGATATTCTGGTGGGCAACAAGCCAGACAGCGACATGCTGCTGCTAGATGTGATCCCCTTGTCGCTGGGGCTGGAGACGATGGGTGGGCTGGTGGAAAAAATCATTCCGCGCAATACCACGATCCCGGTTGCCCGCGCACAGGAATTCACCACCTTCAAAGACGGCCAGAGCGGCATGATGATCCACGTCTTGCAGGGCGAACGCGAAATGGTGGCGGATTGCCGCTCGCTTGCGCGCTTCTCGCTGCGCGGCTTACCGCCGCTGCCTGCCGGTGGGGCTCACATTCGCGTGACCTTTCAGGTGGATGCGGATGGCCTGCTGAGCGTGACGGCGATGGAGAAATCGACGGGCGTTGAGGCATCCATTCAGGTGAAACCGTCATACGGCCTGAGCGATACAGAAATTGCCACGATGATCACCGACTCGATGCTGAATGCGAAGGAAGATGTCGGCGCGCGTCGTCTGGCAGAGCAAAAAGTGGAAGCGGCACGCGTGCTGGAAAGCTTGCAAAGTGCGCTGGTGGCGGACGCCGAGTTATTGAGCCATGAGGAAAAAGGCGTCATTGTCGCGGCATCCGAACACCTGCATACGATGATGCAGGGAAGCGATCCCGTGGCAATTGAAGCTGCGATTAAAACAGTCGATCAACAAACCCAGGAATTCGCCGCTCGTCGCATGGATGCCTCTATCCGTCGCGCGCTGGCAGGCCATTCTGTGGATGAGGTGTAA
- the fdx gene encoding ISC system 2Fe-2S type ferredoxin, translating to MPKIVFLPHQDLCPEGAVLEAERGESILEVALRNGIDVEHACEKSCACTTCHCIVREGFDSLAESTEEEDDMLDKAWGLEPESRLGCQARIAGDDLVVEIPRYTINHAREH from the coding sequence ATGCCTAAAATAGTTTTTTTACCGCATCAGGATCTGTGCCCTGAAGGGGCGGTTTTGGAAGCGGAACGCGGTGAAAGCATTTTGGAAGTCGCCCTGCGTAACGGTATTGACGTTGAGCACGCCTGCGAGAAATCCTGTGCTTGCACCACTTGCCACTGCATCGTGCGCGAAGGCTTTGACTCGCTGGCAGAAAGTACAGAAGAAGAAGACGACATGCTGGATAAGGCCTGGGGTCTGGAGCCGGAAAGTCGTCTGGGCTGTCAGGCGCGTATCGCTGGGGACGATCTGGTTGTCGAGATCCCGCGCTATACGATCAACCACGCACGCGAGCATTGA
- the iscX gene encoding Fe-S cluster assembly protein IscX, which yields MGLKWTDSRAIGEALYDQFPDLDPKTVRFTDMHQWICELDEFDDRPDASNEKILEAILLVWLDEAE from the coding sequence ATGGGATTAAAATGGACAGACAGCCGGGCTATCGGTGAAGCGCTTTACGACCAGTTTCCCGATCTCGATCCGAAAACCGTACGTTTCACGGACATGCACCAGTGGATCTGCGAATTGGATGAATTTGACGATCGACCGGACGCTTCCAATGAAAAAATTCTGGAAGCGATCCTGTTGGTCTGGTTAGATGAAGCAGAATAG
- the pepB gene encoding aminopeptidase PepB, producing the protein MTNNTMLISLSTQPADARWGEKATLSVNEQGFTIHAGASLNGKAALAVIQRAARKIDGQGIKHVKLAGEGWDLANSWAFWQGYRGPKGQRTVEWAELNDADKKELNARLKIVDWVRDTINLPAEDLGPEQLATRAVDLLCDVACDAVSYRITKGEDLREQNYAGLHTVGRGSERQPVLLALDYNPTGNPDAPVFACLVGKGITFDTGGYSLKPSSAMDSMKSDMGGAATLTGALALAAARGLQQRVKLYLCCADNMVSGNAFRLGDIIRYRNGKTVEVMNTDAEGRLVLADGLIDASEQNPQWIIDCATLTGAAKTALGNDYHALFSFDDELVAALQESATEENEPFWRLPLEEFHRSHLPSSFADLNNIASGAHTAGASTAAAFLSHFVKNYQQGWLHIDCSATYRKGAVEQWATGATGLGVRTLANLLLSNAK; encoded by the coding sequence ATGACGAACAATACCATGCTGATTTCACTCTCCACTCAACCTGCTGACGCGCGCTGGGGAGAAAAAGCGACGCTGAGTGTGAATGAGCAGGGTTTTACCATTCATGCAGGGGCGTCCCTGAACGGTAAAGCTGCACTGGCGGTGATCCAACGTGCTGCCCGTAAAATTGATGGGCAGGGGATTAAACACGTTAAGTTAGCGGGTGAAGGCTGGGATCTGGCAAACAGCTGGGCATTCTGGCAGGGATATCGCGGGCCGAAAGGGCAAAGAACGGTTGAATGGGCGGAACTGAACGACGCCGACAAGAAAGAGCTGAACGCTCGCCTGAAGATTGTTGACTGGGTGCGTGACACCATCAACCTGCCTGCTGAAGATTTGGGGCCAGAGCAACTGGCGACCCGCGCAGTCGATCTGCTGTGTGATGTAGCCTGCGATGCCGTTAGTTACCGCATCACCAAAGGTGAAGATCTGCGTGAGCAGAATTATGCCGGTCTGCACACGGTGGGTCGTGGTTCTGAACGTCAGCCGGTGCTGCTGGCGCTGGACTATAACCCAACGGGCAATCCGGATGCGCCAGTGTTCGCTTGCCTGGTAGGTAAAGGTATTACGTTTGATACCGGCGGCTACAGCCTGAAACCCAGCAGCGCCATGGATTCCATGAAATCGGACATGGGCGGCGCGGCCACCCTGACGGGCGCACTGGCGCTGGCGGCGGCGCGTGGTTTGCAACAGCGCGTGAAGCTGTACCTGTGCTGCGCTGACAACATGGTGAGCGGCAATGCATTCCGACTGGGCGACATCATTCGCTACCGCAACGGTAAAACGGTTGAAGTCATGAACACCGACGCGGAAGGGCGTTTGGTGCTGGCGGATGGCCTGATCGATGCGTCGGAGCAGAACCCACAGTGGATCATCGACTGCGCAACGCTGACGGGCGCAGCAAAAACGGCGCTGGGCAATGACTATCACGCGCTGTTCAGCTTCGATGATGAGCTGGTGGCGGCATTGCAGGAAAGCGCGACAGAAGAAAACGAGCCGTTCTGGCGCTTGCCGTTGGAAGAGTTCCATCGCAGTCATCTGCCGTCCAGCTTTGCGGATCTGAACAATATTGCCAGTGGTGCACACACGGCTGGTGCCAGCACGGCAGCGGCTTTCCTGTCGCACTTTGTGAAAAATTACCAGCAGGGCTGGCTGCACATTGACTGTTCCGCGACGTACCGTAAAGGCGCGGTAGAGCAGTGGGCGACGGGCGCAACGGGGCTCGGCGTACGCACGCTGGCTAACCTCTTGCTGAGCAACGCCAAATAG
- the sseB gene encoding enhanced serine sensitivity protein SseB, with protein sequence MEFSPRNKLEEVLILAATEPAHRPEFFSELMEATVFVLGTTDDGDESGEVVLHAGSNVNIQHWEKDDGSSAIPFFSSLEALQSVITEEAPFLALPTRSLFEMTQGVTLFLNPKLPYGKEFLPQEIEHILSGEGNGFVQQRVVEEEMQVILSQPAEMPAQMIDSLTQLFTKHRHVKRAFLAQIQEPGEEQPHLLIGIDADQDEETIIREAGSVASDTLPDERPVDLCLVKEGEPGISHYMIKHSTPFYERKWGSFLREFKATGNA encoded by the coding sequence ATGGAGTTTTCGCCACGTAATAAACTGGAAGAAGTGTTGATTCTGGCTGCAACGGAACCCGCGCATCGTCCTGAGTTTTTCAGTGAACTGATGGAAGCCACGGTGTTTGTGCTGGGCACTACCGATGACGGGGATGAATCCGGTGAGGTGGTGTTGCACGCGGGCAGTAATGTGAACATCCAACACTGGGAAAAAGACGATGGCTCATCCGCTATTCCTTTCTTCTCTTCTCTGGAAGCATTACAGAGCGTGATTACGGAAGAAGCGCCTTTTCTGGCGCTGCCGACGCGTTCGCTGTTTGAAATGACGCAGGGCGTCACGCTGTTCCTCAATCCTAAGCTGCCGTATGGCAAAGAGTTTTTGCCGCAGGAAATTGAACATATTCTGTCTGGCGAAGGTAACGGCTTTGTTCAGCAACGCGTTGTTGAAGAAGAGATGCAGGTCATACTGAGTCAGCCAGCCGAGATGCCCGCACAGATGATTGATTCTCTAACGCAGCTGTTTACCAAACATCGCCATGTAAAACGGGCGTTTTTGGCGCAGATTCAGGAGCCGGGTGAAGAGCAACCGCACCTGCTGATTGGTATTGATGCCGATCAGGATGAAGAAACTATCATCCGTGAAGCGGGCAGCGTCGCCAGTGACACATTACCGGACGAGCGTCCTGTCGACCTGTGTCTGGTGAAAGAAGGCGAGCCGGGCATCAGCCACTACATGATTAAGCATTCCACGCCGTTCTACGAGCGCAAGTGGGGGAGTTTCCTGAGGGAGTTTAAGGCCACCGGCAACGCCTGA